The following are from one region of the Pocillopora verrucosa isolate sample1 chromosome 3, ASM3666991v2, whole genome shotgun sequence genome:
- the LOC131772360 gene encoding uncharacterized protein, giving the protein MSSIVIAVFKLTIGLLGNRFRDKLADSLKEGDITDQKCRDFIIREIKEIKSKLDGLARKDLLASISFFNEGIKFLYEMFDEARPRGENNNAVTTTQAATAMTCAAETFTLTKGMSELEIGDLSASASGALSRAKDRFKDARRKATEAFANTALSTSDRLLSMQYRVMATILETVDNPTYSIAACIVCLEELNSLPAVQKGFKVELEKGLKAVFSKDLRRDLISTVCHINRVILNIALMADFGHKELSNWPCVEIGGIKVSPLQNDRVLKVLKKRGMEHCFGTLELLRGDYGSLIWPVSIASNSLGQFLVANDDRDKRAKLFDSRGKVLNSFSLKSDASRDDVYCICQVATDLNGKIYVLVKLKPCVKSIFKDNNPGAVCVFDCDFQPLHKFSLKEEFSTVAFRPSLTVSDRNKVLILLVTQPNYSQRKPTIQVYQFDGQFVDDFGDGILKSPINIAAASDGQTLVTDSGDDGDSCVHVFNENGEQIFKLTEMLEFDYPFYTAFHWPSEHIVVVGFRPQKEELQVLIYTKEGEIVRRLEQGAKGFSSLVELTVTVEGRIGILAMFETDHQTETKSFFFKILVI; this is encoded by the coding sequence ATGTCTTCAATCGTCATAGCCGTGTTTAAACTTACCATCGGCTTGCTTGGAAATAGATTCAGGGACAAGTTAGCAGACTCGTTGAAAGAAGGTGACATAACAGATCAAAAGTGTCGTGATTTCATCATCCgtgaaatcaaagaaataaaatcaaagctGGATGGATTAGCAAGAAAGGATTTGTTAGCAAGTATAAGCTTCTTTAACGAAGGAATCAAGTTTTTGTACGAGATGTTCGACGAAGCGAGGCCCAGAGGCGAAAATAACAATGCTGTAACGACAACACAAGCTGCTACAGCGATGACTTGTGCTGCTGAAACATTTACTCTTACAAAAGGAATGAGTGAGCTAGAGATTGGTGACCTTAGTGCATCAGCATCCGGGGCGCTATCTAGGGCCAAAGACAGATTCAAAGACGCAAGAAGGAAGGCGACGGAAGCTTTCGCCAACACAGCCTTGTCAACCTCTGACCGCCTTCTATCCATGCAGTATCGTGTTATGGCAACAATATTAGAAACTGTAGACAATCCGACATACTCGATAGCAGCCTGCATAGTGTGCCTTGAAGAGTTGAATAGTCTGCCAGCTGTTCAAAAAGGCTTTAAAGTTGAACTCGAGAAAGGGCTCAAGGCTGTATTTAGCAAAGACCTACGAAGAGACCTGATCTCCACTGTGTGTCATATAAATCGCGTGATATTGAATATCGCGCTCATGGCGGACTTCGGTCACAAGGAGCTGTCAAACTGGCCATGTGTTGAAATCGGAGGAATAAAAGTTTCTCCACTACAAAATGACAGAGTGTTAAAAGTCCTGAAGAAAAGAGGCATGGAGCACTGCTTCGGAACTTTGGAATTACTACGGGGAGATTATGGAAGTTTAATATGGCCAGTAAGTATTGCTTCAAACAGCCTTGGACAGTTCCTCGTAGCGAACGACGACAGAGATAAAAGAGCCAAGTTATTTGACAGCAGAGGTAAAGTTTTGAACAGTTTCTCTCTCAAGTCGGATGCCTCTCGTGACGATGTGTACTGCATATGTCAAGTAGCTACTGATTTGAATGGCAAGATCTATGTACTAGTCAAACTAAAGCCTTGTGTCAAGTCAATCTTTAAAGATAACAATCCCGGAGCAGTGTGCGTGTTTGATTGTGATTTTCAACCCCTGCACAAGTTTTCACTAAAAGAGGAATTTAGCACCGTTGCGTTCAGACCATCACTGACAGTCAGTGACAGAAACAAAGTACTGATACTTCTGGTGACACAACCGAATTACTCACAGAGGAAACCAACCATTCAAGTTTATCAGTTTGATGGTCAATTTGTTGATGACTTTGGTGACGGAATACTGAAGAGTCCAATTAATATCGCCGCTGCAAGTGATGGTCAAACATTGGTAACAGATAGTGGCGATGATGGCGATTCCTGTGTTCACGTTTTTAATGAAAACGGCGAACAGATTTTTAAGTTGACAGAAATGTTAGAATTCGATTACCCATTTTACACAGCATTTCACTGGCCAAGTGAACACATTGTTGTCGTTGGTTTCCGTCCACAGAAAGAAGAGCTTCAGGTGCTTATATATACTAAAGAAGGCGAAATCGTGCGTCGCTTAGAGCAAGGTGCGAAAGGTTTTAGTTCCTTAGTAGAGCTCACAGTGACTGTCGAAGGACGCATTGGTATTCTCGCAATGTTTGAAACTGACCATCAAACTGaaactaaaagtttttttttcaagatactCGTCATATAA
- the LOC131772365 gene encoding uncharacterized protein — MAFVDPVLILGLFVLRFTFCSGRVCEADRNTNGCSTPMGINAPFKREFTPACDKHDICYGCGNHYNWTREACDKALLRDMIQSCHRRVHSRTKRGVMDALLDIWYFFQGISKEERRCKLAAEMYYKIVRTFGASHFEKKDHIYCINTCADQHGSPFVEL, encoded by the exons ATGGCTTTTGTAGATCCTGTCTTGATTCTCGGCCTGTTTGTGTTGAGATTCACGTTTTGCTCTGGTAGAGTTTGTGAGGCGGATAGAAATACAAACGGCTGCAGTACACCTATGGGAATCAACGCACCGTTTAAGAGAGAGTTCACGCCGGCTTGTGACAAACACGACATATGTTATGGATGT GGTAACCACTATAACTGGACTCGAGAGGCCTGCGACAAAGCGCTACTTCGCGACATGATACAGTCCTGCCATAGGCGTGTACACAGCAGAACCAAGCGTGGCGTTATGGATGCCTTGTTGGACATCTGGTATTTCTTTCAAGGAATCAGCAAAGAAGAGAGAAGATGCAAATTGGCTGCGGAAATGTATTATAAAATTGTACGCACTTTTGGTGCCTCGCACTTCGAGAAGAAAGATCACATCTATTGCATTAACACTTGCGCGGATCAACATGGAAGTCCTTTTGTAGAGCTATAG
- the LOC131772363 gene encoding WD repeat-containing protein 88-like, with protein MPSEEDSDSDVQQGATWEHQSLAQVKIKVLRGHKDAVNSCSFAFEDSKIVTASHDKTLRLWDANSGAQVNIFKGHDSYVTCCHTDPNNARIASGGWDKRLLVWDIQTGTILWEAMNEGIVTSCHFSHDGRYLVNSSDLDFAVSVWDVREGYLIKKLFNHKSTVTCCRFAPSQNRICTTSMDRTTKITDMLTFTNDYNVTLTMGGHINVISSCSFSSDEHLLATGSWDKNIKIWDLATGVYRNHGPITLSKGHEGSISACNFSEDGGILVSSSYDETLVIWDVENCCQKFALKGHTGWVNDCRFSTDQKWIISCSNDKTVRMWNIESSDDIPVVLEHRKNIGLRIVQCQNCSKPFSIAQLDDEQNHKYCVFCRLEHPSEFSASPIDFNM; from the exons ATGCCCAGTGAAGAAGACTCTGATAGTGACGTACAACAAGGAGCGACGTGGGAGCATCAGTCCTTGGCACAG GTTAAGATAAAAGTTCTAAGAGGACATAAAGATGCTGTAAACAGCTGTTCATTTGCCTTTGAGGACTCCAAAATAGTTACAGCTTCACATGACAAGACTCTGAGGCTTTGG GATGCCAATTCTGGAGCTCAAGTCAATATCTTTAAAGGTCATGATTCCTATGTTACATGCTGCCATACAGACCCAAACAATGCCAG GATAGCTTCAGGTGGATGGGATAAAAGGCTTCTCGTCTGGGATATTCAGACTGGTACAATTCTG TGGGAAGCAATGAATGAAGGTATAGTAACATCATGTCACTTCTCTCATGATGGACGTTACCTTGTCAACAGTAGTGACTTGGATTTTGCTGTCAGTGTGTGGGATGTCCGGGAAGGATATCTCATCAAGAAACTTTTCA ATCACAAGAGTACAGTTACATGTTGTCGCTTTGCTCCAAGCCAAAACAGGATTTGTACAACCTCCATGGACAGAACAACAAAGATCACAGACATGCTTACATTTACAAATGATTATAATGTTACTCTTACAATGGG GGGACATATCAATGTTATCTCCAGCTGTTCCTTCAGCAGTGATGAACACTTATTGGCCACAGGATCATGGGATAAAAATATTAAGATATGGGATCTTGCCACTGGTGTTTATAG GAATCATGGACCAATCACTCTCTCCAAAGGACATGAAGGTTCTATCAGTGCATGCAACTTCAGTGAAGATG GTGGCATATTAGTTTCTTCATCATATGATGAAACTTTGGTTATATGGGATGTTGAAAATTGTTGTCAGAAATTTGCCCTCAAG GGTCACACAGGATGGGTGAATGACTGCAGATTTAGCACAGACCAGAAATGGATAATATCCTGCTCAAAT gATAAAACTGTGCGTATGTGGAACATTGAATCAAGTGATGATATACCAGTGGTACTAGAACACAGAAAGAACATTGGGTTAAGAATTGTCCAG TGTCAAAACTGCAGCAAGCCTTTCTCTATTGCACAATTGGATGATGAACAAAATCACAAGTACTGTGTTTTCTGTCGCTTGGAGCACCCTTCAGAATTCTCAGCTTCACCAATTGACTTCAACATGTGA
- the LOC131772364 gene encoding Fanconi anemia core complex-associated protein 24-like: MASSRAALSSSQFTPTQPRLHGACILPGHILVNERFHESDVVKTLQENHVNIQMDDCMGVVDFNPSSDVGVVYLSEADLVSGYNYKEKLLKFGKASFRKVIIAEKTSLSSQYFYELQKFIVMERGLVLLPVASPVEAGRILAQMVLLESKPQSNPYRIKMKPQATDQAVLTTLQNVPGVGQKKAVALLSKFNSIEQICKASVASLATVVGNANALQIKDFFSATNARKQ; encoded by the exons ATGGCTTCCAGTAGGGCGGCGCTTTCGTCGTCTCAATTCACTCCAACTCAACCGAGGCTTCATGGTGCCTGTATTCTTCCCGGACACATTCTTGTCAATGAAAGATTTCATGAAAGTGACGTTGTGAAAACCCTACAAG AAAATCATGTGAATATTCAAATGGATGACTGCATGGGAGTGGTGGATTTCAACCCATCATCAGATGTTGGTGTGGTTTATCTCTCTGAAGCAGATCTGGTCAGTGGATACAATTACAAAGAGAAACTGCTCAAATTTGGAAAG GCATCATTCAGAAAAGTAATAATTGCTGAAAAGACATCACTTAGCTCTCAGTACTTTTATGAACTTCAGAAGTTCATTGTAATGGAGAGAGGACTGGTACTTCTTCCTGTAGCATCACCTGTTGAAGCTGGCAGGATCTTAGCTCAAATG GTTTTGTTGGAAAGTAAACCCCAAAGCAACCCTTACCGCATTAAGATGAAACCACAAGCCACAGATCAAGCTGTACTTACAACTCTACAGAATGTACCAGGAGTAGGACAGAAAAAAGCTGTGGCCTTATTATCTAAATTCAACA GTATTGAACAAATCTGTAAAGCTTCAGTTGCA TCTCTTGCCACTGTGGTGGGTAATGCAAATGCGCTGCAAATAAAAGACTTTTTTTCGGCTACAAATGCAAGGAAACAATAG